The following proteins are co-located in the Telopea speciosissima isolate NSW1024214 ecotype Mountain lineage chromosome 9, Tspe_v1, whole genome shotgun sequence genome:
- the LOC122638892 gene encoding uncharacterized protein LOC122638892, giving the protein MSLPNSLLASIPVLSGNNYKRWVEDLEINLGLLDLDTALQEPKSTDLTDASMNAERVKMEKWMTANWKCILVSQKAEKGDLMNQITSTVFNGTESIREHLLKMASTGNKLRDLRMPIEEELLVHLALKSLPDVYANTKSANAAQKDNGS; this is encoded by the exons ATGTCGCTCCCAAATAGTCTTTTGGCATCTATTCCTGTTCTTTCTGGGAACAATTACAAGAGGTGGGTAGAGGACCTAGAAATTAATCTGGGACTGCTTGACCTTGATACGGCTCTTCAAGAACCAAAATCTACTGATCTGACGGATGCGAGTATGAATGCTGAGAGAGTTAAGATGGAAAAGTGGATGACAGCTAATTGGAAGTGTATACTG GTGTCTCAGAAGGCTGAGAAAGGGGATCTGATGAATCAGATTACGTCAACTGTATTCAATGGTACTGAGAGTATCAGAGAACATTTACTGAAGATGGCTTCCACTGGGAACAAGTTGAGGGATCTTAGGATGCCTATAGAAGAAGAACTTTTGGTACATCTTGCACTTAAATCTCTCCCAGATGTGTATGCGAATACAAAGTCTGCGAATGCTGCTCAGAAGGACAATGGATCATGA